The sequence GCCGCTGCGCCGCTAGGCCGGCTGGCGCTCCGCCCACGCCTGGTCGAGCGCGGAGAGCAGCGCGTCGGCCGGCTGGGCGCCCGTGACGAGGTAGCGGCGGTCGATCACGAAGGACGGCACGCCGGACAGGCCGAACTCGCGGGCCAGCTCCAGGTCGGCGTCGACGTCGGCGGCGTAGGCGCGCTCGTCCGCCAGGACGCCCGCCACCTCGGCGGCGTCCAGCCCGGCGTCGCCGGCCAGGCGGGCGAGCGTGGCGTGGTCGCTCAGCCGCTCGCCCTCGACGAAGTAGCCGCGCAGCAGCCGCTCCTTCACCGCGTCCTGCACGCCGCGCTCGCGGGCGAGCTGGATCACGCGGTGCGCGTCGTACGTGTTGCTCGGCTTCAGCGCGTCGAAGTCGTAGCGCAGGCCGACGCCCTCGGCCATCCCGATCACGCGGGCGTTCATCTCGTGCGCCTCCTCGACGGAGCGCCCGTACTTCGTCGCCAGCAGCTCGTCGATCGTGCCGTCGACGACCTTCGGCGTCGTCGGGTCCAGCTGGAACGAGCGCCAGCGGACCTGCACGTCGTCCCGGTGGTCGAAGCGCTCCAGCGCGGCCTCGATCTGCCGCTTGCCGATGTAGCAGAAGGGGCAGGCCACGTCGGACCAGATCTCGAGCTCCATGGGACCGACGATACGCGGGCGGGCGCGCCGGCCTGCGGGGACGGGCCGCGGGCCGGGCCGCAGGGGCGATGATGCGGACGGGGCCACGGTCCCGCGAAGCCCCCGACCGAAGGAGCCCCGATGGCGCCCGACCTGCCCGCAGCACCCCACGGCGGACCCCTGGGGCTCGCCGACGCCCTGGAGCGGACGCGGACCGCGGCCGTCGCCGTGCCGGTGCCGCCGCGCTCGCACGTCGTGGTGGGCGGCCGCGACGCGGGCCCGTACCTGGACGCGCACCTGACGCGCCCCGTGTCCGGGCTGGCGCCGGGGGAGGGGCTCGGCGCCGCGCTGCTGGCGCCGAAGGGCACGCTGCTCGGGATCCTGCGCGCGCTGCACGGTCCGGAGGGTCTGGTGCTGGACGCCGACGCGGCCGGCCACGACGAGCGGCTCGCCGCGCTGCGCCGCGGCACCGTCGGCTGGGACGTCGTCCTCGAGACGCCGGCGCTCGTCACGGTCGCCGTCGTCGGGCCGCAGGCGCGGCAGGCGGCCGGCCTGCCGGGCGAGCTGCCCGTGCACGCGCACCGCGTCGTGCGCGTGGGCGGCGTCTGGGCGCAGGCGATCGCGACGCCGCGCGGCGCGGACCTGCGGGTGGCGGCCGACCACGGCGAGGCGCTCGGCCGGGCCCTGCACGCCGCGGGGGTCCCCGTCGCCGACGCCGGGCTGCACGACCTGCTGCGGGTGCAGGACGGCGTGCCCCGGTTCGGCGTCGACGTCGACGAGCGGACGCTGCCGGCCGAGGCGGGCATCGTCCCGGCGCTCGTCGCCACGGACGCCGGCACCTACCCAGGCCTGCAGACCGTGCTGCGGCAGCAGCGCAGCGGCACCGTCCACCGGGCGCTGCGTCGGCTGCGTCCGCAGGCGCCCGTGGCCGCGGGGGACGCGGTGGTCGCCGGGGACCGCGAGGTCGGGCGCGTCGGCACGGCCGTCGTGGCGCCGGACGGCGCGCCCGCCGCCCTGGCGCTGCTGCGCACCGAGGCGGCGCCGGAGGACGCCGTGCGGGTGGGCGCGGCCGGCGTGCCGGCGACCGTCGAGGCGCTGCCGCCCCGGGCCTAGGCGCCCGCGACGAGCAGCGCGGAGGCGTGGACGGTGCCGTCCGCGCCCACGAGCCAGCGGCGGTCGCCGGCGCGCAGCAGCCGCGCGGGGCCGGCGAACGCGGGGGCCGGGTGCTCCACCTCGACGGCGAGCGGCGCGTCGGCGGGGTGCTCGCCCAGCTCCTCCTCGAGCGCCCGCCAGTACGCGGCGTTGTTCACGTGGCCGGCGACGTCCAGGTCGGCCCGGTCGAAGCGCCAGTCGACCGCGACGGCGTCGTCGGGCGGGGTGGGATGGCGCAGGCGGGCCTTCACGCGGCGGCCGGCGGCCGAGGCGCCGTAGACCGCCTCGACGGCCTCGGTGCGGCGCGGACGCAGCGTCGCGGGGTCGAGCGGCACCCACAGCGCCGCGGCCTCGACGGCGGCGCCGCGCTCGCCCGCGATGCTCGTGCGGCGCTCGGTGACCAGGGGCCCCGTGCCGCTGGCCGCGGTCCGCAGCTCGAGGCGCTCGCCGAAGACGGGGAAGCGCCGCGCCACGACCTGCGTGCGCCGGACGACCCAGAGCGACTCGCCCTCCAGGCCGGCGTCGACGACGTCCTCGTACGCGACCTGCTGCAGCCAGTCGACGACGGCGTCCAGCCGCGCCCGGCCCGGGGGCGTCGTCGCGCCGGGCCCCACCCGCAGCGCCGCGCGGTGCACGCGGCCGGCGGTCGGGAACGGGGCGATCTCGAGCGCGGTCATCCGCACGCAGGCTACGACGGGTCCGCGTCGTCCGTCCGGCGGGCCGCCGCGTGCCCCCGCGCTCGCCCGACGGGCCGGCGCTGCGCCGCGCCGCCCGGCGCGCGCTCACTCGCCCCGCGAGACGCGGCCGATCAGGTCGTCGTCGAACGCGCCGAAGCCGGTCCGCGCCCACACCGTGTCCGCCTCGAAGTACGGCCGGTCGCCGTCGCGCAGCGGGTCGAGCTGGCCGCGGCCGCTCATCGCCGCGGCGCACTCCGCGCAGACGGGCACCTGCAGCCCGCGCTCCCAGCCGACGGTGCGCTTCGCGCGGCCGTGCAGCGGGTCGAAGAAGCAGAGCGCCTTGCGCACCCGCGGCTTGCGTCCCGCGTCCAGGTCCTTCGCGCGCGCCAGCTCGGCCCGGGCCATGTCGACGAGGACGAGCACCCCGACGACGTCGACGATGCGGTCCGTCCCGTTCAGCGTCCGGCGCGCCGCCGTGTAGCCGTCGAGCGCCCGCTGGTAGGCGTCCTGCGCCGCCTCGCGGTTCGGGACCGCCTGGGCGTCGAGCAGCTCGGACAGCTGCAGCAGCTCGGTCTCGGCGTCCAGGCGCAGGCCGGAGCGCTGGGCGGCGCGGGCGTGCTCGAAGACGCGGTCGGGCAGGACGGGCATCGCGTCGTCGGCGTGCCGGGCGCC comes from Patulibacter sp. SYSU D01012 and encodes:
- a CDS encoding DsbA family oxidoreductase, giving the protein MELEIWSDVACPFCYIGKRQIEAALERFDHRDDVQVRWRSFQLDPTTPKVVDGTIDELLATKYGRSVEEAHEMNARVIGMAEGVGLRYDFDALKPSNTYDAHRVIQLARERGVQDAVKERLLRGYFVEGERLSDHATLARLAGDAGLDAAEVAGVLADERAYAADVDADLELAREFGLSGVPSFVIDRRYLVTGAQPADALLSALDQAWAERQPA
- a CDS encoding acyl-ACP thioesterase domain-containing protein → MTALEIAPFPTAGRVHRAALRVGPGATTPPGRARLDAVVDWLQQVAYEDVVDAGLEGESLWVVRRTQVVARRFPVFGERLELRTAASGTGPLVTERRTSIAGERGAAVEAAALWVPLDPATLRPRRTEAVEAVYGASAAGRRVKARLRHPTPPDDAVAVDWRFDRADLDVAGHVNNAAYWRALEEELGEHPADAPLAVEVEHPAPAFAGPARLLRAGDRRWLVGADGTVHASALLVAGA